In Myotis daubentonii chromosome 6, mMyoDau2.1, whole genome shotgun sequence, a genomic segment contains:
- the SYNCRIP gene encoding heterogeneous nuclear ribonucleoprotein Q isoform X10, translating into MATEHVNGNGTEEPMDTTSAVIHSENFQTLLDAGLPQKVAEKLDEIYVAGLVAHSDLDERAIEALKEFNEDGALAVLQQFKDSDLSHVQNKSAFLCGVMKTYRQREKQGTKVADSSKGPDEAKIKALLERTGYTLDVTTGQRKYGGPPPDSVYSGQQPSVGTEVKKLKTCTFCGNCTGVWFPKETLHGFYFIFNLQIFVGKIPRDLFEDELVPLFEKAGPIWDLRLMMDPLTGLNRGYAFVTFCAKEAAQEAVKLYNNHEIRSGKHIGVCISVANNRLFVGSIPKSKTKEQILEEFSKVTEGLTDVILYHQPDDKKKNRGFCFLEYEDHKTAAQARRRLMSGKVKVWGNVGTVEWADPIEDPDPEVMAKVKVLFVRNLANTVTEETLEKAFSQFGKLERVKKLKDYAFIHFDERDGAVKAMEEMNGKDLEGENIEIVFAKPPDQKRKERKAQRQAAKNQMYDDYYYYGPPHMPPPTRGRGRGGRGGYGYPPDYYGYEDYYDYYGYDYHNYRGGYEDPYYGYEDFQVGARGRGGRGARGAAPSRGRGAAPPRGRAGYSQRGGPGSSRGVRGARGGAQQQRGRGGKGVEAGPDLLQ; encoded by the exons GGCTGGTTGCACATAGTGATTTAGATGAAAGAGCTATCGAAGCTTTAAAGGAATTCAATGAAGACGGTGCATTGGCAGTTCTTCAGCAGTTTAAAGACAGTGATCTCTCTCATGTTCAG AACAAAAGTGCCTTTTTATGTGGAGTCATGAAGACTTacaggcagagagaaaaacaagggACCAAAGTAGCGGATTCTAGCAAAGGACCAGATGAGGCAAAAATTAAG GCACTCTTGGAAAGAACAGGCTACACACTTGATGTGACCACTGGACAGAGGAAGTATGGGGGACCACCTCCAGATTCCGTTTATTCAGGTCAGCAGCCTTCTGTTGGCACTGAGGTAAAGAAACTAAAAACTTGTACCTTTTGTGGTAATTGCACAGGTGTCTGGTTTCCTAAAGAAACTCTCCATGGTTTTTACTTCATATTTAATTTACAGATTTTTGTGGGGAAGATCCCAAGAGATCTATTTGAGGATGAACTTGTTCCATTATTTGAGAAAGCTGGACCTATATGGGATCTTCGTCTAATGATGGATCCACTTACAGGTCTCAATAGAGGTTATGCGTTTGTCACTTTTTGTGCAAAAGAAGCAGCTCAGGAGGCTGTTAAACTG TATAATAATCATGAAATTCGTTCTGGAAAACACATTGGTGTCTGCATCTCAGTTGCCAACAATAGGCTTTTTGTGGGCTCTATTCCTAAGAGTAAAACCAAGGAACAGATTCTTGAAGAATTTAGCAAAGTAACAG AGGGTCTTACAGACGTCATTTTATACCATCAACCAgatgacaagaaaaaaaacagaggCTTTTGCTTTCTTGAATATGAAGATCACAAAACAGCTGCTCAGGCAAGGCGTAGGTTAATGAGTGGTAAAGTCAAGGTTTGGGGAAATGTTGGAACTGTTGAATGGGCCGATCCTATAGAAGATCCTGATCCCGAGGTTATGGCAAAG gTAAAAGTGCTGTTTGTACGCAACCTTGCCAATACTGTAACAGAAGAGACTTTAGAAAAGGCATTTAGTCAGTTTGGGAAACTGGAACGAGTGAAGAAACTAAAAGATtatgcttttattcattttgatgaGCGAGATGGTGCTGTCAAG GCTATGGAAGAAATGAATGGCAAGGACTTGGAAGGAGAAAATATTGAAATTGTTTTTGCTAAGCCACCAgatcagaaaaggaaagaaagaaaagcccagaggcaAGCAGCAAAGAATCAAAT gtaTGATGATTACTACTATTATGGTCCACCTCATATGCCACCTCCAACAAGAGGTCGAGGGCgtggaggtagaggtggttatGGATATCCTCCAGATTATTATGGATACGAagattattatgattattatggCTATGATTACCATAACTATCGTGGTGGATATGAAGATCCATACTATGGTTACGAAGATTTCCAAGTTGGAGCTAGAGGAAGGGGTGGTAGAGGAGCAAGGGGTGCTGCTCCATCCAGAGGTCGTGGGGCTGCTCCTCCCCGCGGTAGAGCCGGTTATTCACAGAGAGGAGGTCCTGGATCATCAAGAGGCGTTCGTGGTGCGAGAGGAGGTGCCCAACAACAAAGAGGCCGCGGG GGAAAAGGGGTCGAGGCCGGTCCTGACCTGTTACAATGA
- the SYNCRIP gene encoding heterogeneous nuclear ribonucleoprotein Q isoform X13, with the protein MATEHVNGNGTEEPMDTTSAVIHSENFQTLLDAGLPQKVAEKLDEIYVAGLVAHSDLDERAIEALKEFNEDGALAVLQQFKDSDLSHVQNKSAFLCGVMKTYRQREKQGTKVADSSKGPDEAKIKALLERTGYTLDVTTGQRKYGGPPPDSVYSGQQPSVGTEIFVGKIPRDLFEDELVPLFEKAGPIWDLRLMMDPLTGLNRGYAFVTFCAKEAAQEAVKLYNNHEIRSGKHIGVCISVANNRLFVGSIPKSKTKEQILEEFSKVTEGLTDVILYHQPDDKKKNRGFCFLEYEDHKTAAQARRRLMSGKVKVWGNVGTVEWADPIEDPDPEVMAKVKVLFVRNLANTVTEETLEKAFSQFGKLERVKKLKDYAFIHFDERDGAVKAMEEMNGKDLEGENIEIVFAKPPDQKRKERKAQRQAAKNQMYDDYYYYGPPHMPPPTRGRGRGGRGGYGYPPDYYGYEDYYDYYGYDYHNYRGGYEDPYYGYEDFQVGARGRGGRGARGAAPSRGRGAAPPRGRAGYSQRGGPGSSRGVRGARGGAQQQRGRGQGKGVEAGPDLLQ; encoded by the exons GGCTGGTTGCACATAGTGATTTAGATGAAAGAGCTATCGAAGCTTTAAAGGAATTCAATGAAGACGGTGCATTGGCAGTTCTTCAGCAGTTTAAAGACAGTGATCTCTCTCATGTTCAG AACAAAAGTGCCTTTTTATGTGGAGTCATGAAGACTTacaggcagagagaaaaacaagggACCAAAGTAGCGGATTCTAGCAAAGGACCAGATGAGGCAAAAATTAAG GCACTCTTGGAAAGAACAGGCTACACACTTGATGTGACCACTGGACAGAGGAAGTATGGGGGACCACCTCCAGATTCCGTTTATTCAGGTCAGCAGCCTTCTGTTGGCACTGAG ATTTTTGTGGGGAAGATCCCAAGAGATCTATTTGAGGATGAACTTGTTCCATTATTTGAGAAAGCTGGACCTATATGGGATCTTCGTCTAATGATGGATCCACTTACAGGTCTCAATAGAGGTTATGCGTTTGTCACTTTTTGTGCAAAAGAAGCAGCTCAGGAGGCTGTTAAACTG TATAATAATCATGAAATTCGTTCTGGAAAACACATTGGTGTCTGCATCTCAGTTGCCAACAATAGGCTTTTTGTGGGCTCTATTCCTAAGAGTAAAACCAAGGAACAGATTCTTGAAGAATTTAGCAAAGTAACAG AGGGTCTTACAGACGTCATTTTATACCATCAACCAgatgacaagaaaaaaaacagaggCTTTTGCTTTCTTGAATATGAAGATCACAAAACAGCTGCTCAGGCAAGGCGTAGGTTAATGAGTGGTAAAGTCAAGGTTTGGGGAAATGTTGGAACTGTTGAATGGGCCGATCCTATAGAAGATCCTGATCCCGAGGTTATGGCAAAG gTAAAAGTGCTGTTTGTACGCAACCTTGCCAATACTGTAACAGAAGAGACTTTAGAAAAGGCATTTAGTCAGTTTGGGAAACTGGAACGAGTGAAGAAACTAAAAGATtatgcttttattcattttgatgaGCGAGATGGTGCTGTCAAG GCTATGGAAGAAATGAATGGCAAGGACTTGGAAGGAGAAAATATTGAAATTGTTTTTGCTAAGCCACCAgatcagaaaaggaaagaaagaaaagcccagaggcaAGCAGCAAAGAATCAAAT gtaTGATGATTACTACTATTATGGTCCACCTCATATGCCACCTCCAACAAGAGGTCGAGGGCgtggaggtagaggtggttatGGATATCCTCCAGATTATTATGGATACGAagattattatgattattatggCTATGATTACCATAACTATCGTGGTGGATATGAAGATCCATACTATGGTTACGAAGATTTCCAAGTTGGAGCTAGAGGAAGGGGTGGTAGAGGAGCAAGGGGTGCTGCTCCATCCAGAGGTCGTGGGGCTGCTCCTCCCCGCGGTAGAGCCGGTTATTCACAGAGAGGAGGTCCTGGATCATCAAGAGGCGTTCGTGGTGCGAGAGGAGGTGCCCAACAACAAAGAGGCCGCGGG CAGGGAAAAGGGGTCGAGGCCGGTCCTGACCTGTTACAATGA
- the SYNCRIP gene encoding heterogeneous nuclear ribonucleoprotein Q isoform X5: MATEHVNGNGTEEPMDTTSAVIHSENFQTLLDAGLPQKVAEKLDEIYVAGLVAHSDLDERAIEALKEFNEDGALAVLQQFKDSDLSHVQNKSAFLCGVMKTYRQREKQGTKVADSSKGPDEAKIKALLERTGYTLDVTTGQRKYGGPPPDSVYSGQQPSVGTEVKKLKTCTFCGNCTGVWFPKETLHGFYFIFNLQIFVGKIPRDLFEDELVPLFEKAGPIWDLRLMMDPLTGLNRGYAFVTFCAKEAAQEAVKLYNNHEIRSGKHIGVCISVANNRLFVGSIPKSKTKEQILEEFSKVTEGLTDVILYHQPDDKKKNRGFCFLEYEDHKTAAQARRRLMSGKVKVWGNVGTVEWADPIEDPDPEVMAKVKVLFVRNLANTVTEETLEKAFSQFGKLERVKKLKDYAFIHFDERDGAVKAMEEMNGKDLEGENIEIVFAKPPDQKRKERKAQRQAAKNQMYDDYYYYGPPHMPPPTRGRGRGGRGGYGYPPDYYGYEDYYDYYGYDYHNYRGGYEDPYYGYEDFQVGARGRGGRGARGAAPSRGRGAAPPRGRAGYSQRGGPGSSRGVRGARGGAQQQRGRGVRGARGGRGGNVGGKRKADGYNQPDSKRRQTNNQNWGSQPIAQQPLQGKRGRGRS, from the exons GGCTGGTTGCACATAGTGATTTAGATGAAAGAGCTATCGAAGCTTTAAAGGAATTCAATGAAGACGGTGCATTGGCAGTTCTTCAGCAGTTTAAAGACAGTGATCTCTCTCATGTTCAG AACAAAAGTGCCTTTTTATGTGGAGTCATGAAGACTTacaggcagagagaaaaacaagggACCAAAGTAGCGGATTCTAGCAAAGGACCAGATGAGGCAAAAATTAAG GCACTCTTGGAAAGAACAGGCTACACACTTGATGTGACCACTGGACAGAGGAAGTATGGGGGACCACCTCCAGATTCCGTTTATTCAGGTCAGCAGCCTTCTGTTGGCACTGAGGTAAAGAAACTAAAAACTTGTACCTTTTGTGGTAATTGCACAGGTGTCTGGTTTCCTAAAGAAACTCTCCATGGTTTTTACTTCATATTTAATTTACAGATTTTTGTGGGGAAGATCCCAAGAGATCTATTTGAGGATGAACTTGTTCCATTATTTGAGAAAGCTGGACCTATATGGGATCTTCGTCTAATGATGGATCCACTTACAGGTCTCAATAGAGGTTATGCGTTTGTCACTTTTTGTGCAAAAGAAGCAGCTCAGGAGGCTGTTAAACTG TATAATAATCATGAAATTCGTTCTGGAAAACACATTGGTGTCTGCATCTCAGTTGCCAACAATAGGCTTTTTGTGGGCTCTATTCCTAAGAGTAAAACCAAGGAACAGATTCTTGAAGAATTTAGCAAAGTAACAG AGGGTCTTACAGACGTCATTTTATACCATCAACCAgatgacaagaaaaaaaacagaggCTTTTGCTTTCTTGAATATGAAGATCACAAAACAGCTGCTCAGGCAAGGCGTAGGTTAATGAGTGGTAAAGTCAAGGTTTGGGGAAATGTTGGAACTGTTGAATGGGCCGATCCTATAGAAGATCCTGATCCCGAGGTTATGGCAAAG gTAAAAGTGCTGTTTGTACGCAACCTTGCCAATACTGTAACAGAAGAGACTTTAGAAAAGGCATTTAGTCAGTTTGGGAAACTGGAACGAGTGAAGAAACTAAAAGATtatgcttttattcattttgatgaGCGAGATGGTGCTGTCAAG GCTATGGAAGAAATGAATGGCAAGGACTTGGAAGGAGAAAATATTGAAATTGTTTTTGCTAAGCCACCAgatcagaaaaggaaagaaagaaaagcccagaggcaAGCAGCAAAGAATCAAAT gtaTGATGATTACTACTATTATGGTCCACCTCATATGCCACCTCCAACAAGAGGTCGAGGGCgtggaggtagaggtggttatGGATATCCTCCAGATTATTATGGATACGAagattattatgattattatggCTATGATTACCATAACTATCGTGGTGGATATGAAGATCCATACTATGGTTACGAAGATTTCCAAGTTGGAGCTAGAGGAAGGGGTGGTAGAGGAGCAAGGGGTGCTGCTCCATCCAGAGGTCGTGGGGCTGCTCCTCCCCGCGGTAGAGCCGGTTATTCACAGAGAGGAGGTCCTGGATCATCAAGAGGCGTTCGTGGTGCGAGAGGAGGTGCCCAACAACAAAGAGGCCGCGGGGTACGTGGTGCGAGGGGTGGCCGCGGTGGAAATGTAGGAGGAAAGCGCAAAGCTGATGGGTACAACCAGCCAGATTCCAAGCGGCGCCAGACCAATAATCAGAACTGGGGCTCCCAACCCATTGCTCAGCAACCGCTCCAAG GGAAAAGGGGTCGAGGCCGGTCCTGA
- the SYNCRIP gene encoding heterogeneous nuclear ribonucleoprotein Q isoform X9 produces the protein MATEHVNGNGTEEPMDTTSAVIHSENFQTLLDAGLPQKVAEKLDEIYVAGLVAHSDLDERAIEALKEFNEDGALAVLQQFKDSDLSHVQNKSAFLCGVMKTYRQREKQGTKVADSSKGPDEAKIKALLERTGYTLDVTTGQRKYGGPPPDSVYSGQQPSVGTEVKKLKTCTFCGNCTGVWFPKETLHGFYFIFNLQIFVGKIPRDLFEDELVPLFEKAGPIWDLRLMMDPLTGLNRGYAFVTFCAKEAAQEAVKLYNNHEIRSGKHIGVCISVANNRLFVGSIPKSKTKEQILEEFSKVTEGLTDVILYHQPDDKKKNRGFCFLEYEDHKTAAQARRRLMSGKVKVWGNVGTVEWADPIEDPDPEVMAKVKVLFVRNLANTVTEETLEKAFSQFGKLERVKKLKDYAFIHFDERDGAVKAMEEMNGKDLEGENIEIVFAKPPDQKRKERKAQRQAAKNQMYDDYYYYGPPHMPPPTRGRGRGGRGGYGYPPDYYGYEDYYDYYGYDYHNYRGGYEDPYYGYEDFQVGARGRGGRGARGAAPSRGRGAAPPRGRAGYSQRGGPGSSRGVRGARGGAQQQRGRGQGKGVEAGPDLLQ, from the exons GGCTGGTTGCACATAGTGATTTAGATGAAAGAGCTATCGAAGCTTTAAAGGAATTCAATGAAGACGGTGCATTGGCAGTTCTTCAGCAGTTTAAAGACAGTGATCTCTCTCATGTTCAG AACAAAAGTGCCTTTTTATGTGGAGTCATGAAGACTTacaggcagagagaaaaacaagggACCAAAGTAGCGGATTCTAGCAAAGGACCAGATGAGGCAAAAATTAAG GCACTCTTGGAAAGAACAGGCTACACACTTGATGTGACCACTGGACAGAGGAAGTATGGGGGACCACCTCCAGATTCCGTTTATTCAGGTCAGCAGCCTTCTGTTGGCACTGAGGTAAAGAAACTAAAAACTTGTACCTTTTGTGGTAATTGCACAGGTGTCTGGTTTCCTAAAGAAACTCTCCATGGTTTTTACTTCATATTTAATTTACAGATTTTTGTGGGGAAGATCCCAAGAGATCTATTTGAGGATGAACTTGTTCCATTATTTGAGAAAGCTGGACCTATATGGGATCTTCGTCTAATGATGGATCCACTTACAGGTCTCAATAGAGGTTATGCGTTTGTCACTTTTTGTGCAAAAGAAGCAGCTCAGGAGGCTGTTAAACTG TATAATAATCATGAAATTCGTTCTGGAAAACACATTGGTGTCTGCATCTCAGTTGCCAACAATAGGCTTTTTGTGGGCTCTATTCCTAAGAGTAAAACCAAGGAACAGATTCTTGAAGAATTTAGCAAAGTAACAG AGGGTCTTACAGACGTCATTTTATACCATCAACCAgatgacaagaaaaaaaacagaggCTTTTGCTTTCTTGAATATGAAGATCACAAAACAGCTGCTCAGGCAAGGCGTAGGTTAATGAGTGGTAAAGTCAAGGTTTGGGGAAATGTTGGAACTGTTGAATGGGCCGATCCTATAGAAGATCCTGATCCCGAGGTTATGGCAAAG gTAAAAGTGCTGTTTGTACGCAACCTTGCCAATACTGTAACAGAAGAGACTTTAGAAAAGGCATTTAGTCAGTTTGGGAAACTGGAACGAGTGAAGAAACTAAAAGATtatgcttttattcattttgatgaGCGAGATGGTGCTGTCAAG GCTATGGAAGAAATGAATGGCAAGGACTTGGAAGGAGAAAATATTGAAATTGTTTTTGCTAAGCCACCAgatcagaaaaggaaagaaagaaaagcccagaggcaAGCAGCAAAGAATCAAAT gtaTGATGATTACTACTATTATGGTCCACCTCATATGCCACCTCCAACAAGAGGTCGAGGGCgtggaggtagaggtggttatGGATATCCTCCAGATTATTATGGATACGAagattattatgattattatggCTATGATTACCATAACTATCGTGGTGGATATGAAGATCCATACTATGGTTACGAAGATTTCCAAGTTGGAGCTAGAGGAAGGGGTGGTAGAGGAGCAAGGGGTGCTGCTCCATCCAGAGGTCGTGGGGCTGCTCCTCCCCGCGGTAGAGCCGGTTATTCACAGAGAGGAGGTCCTGGATCATCAAGAGGCGTTCGTGGTGCGAGAGGAGGTGCCCAACAACAAAGAGGCCGCGGG CAGGGAAAAGGGGTCGAGGCCGGTCCTGACCTGTTACAATGA
- the SYNCRIP gene encoding heterogeneous nuclear ribonucleoprotein Q isoform X14: protein MATEHVNGNGTEEPMDTTSAVIHSENFQTLLDAGLPQKVAEKLDEIYVAGLVAHSDLDERAIEALKEFNEDGALAVLQQFKDSDLSHVQNKSAFLCGVMKTYRQREKQGTKVADSSKGPDEAKIKALLERTGYTLDVTTGQRKYGGPPPDSVYSGQQPSVGTEIFVGKIPRDLFEDELVPLFEKAGPIWDLRLMMDPLTGLNRGYAFVTFCAKEAAQEAVKLYNNHEIRSGKHIGVCISVANNRLFVGSIPKSKTKEQILEEFSKVTEGLTDVILYHQPDDKKKNRGFCFLEYEDHKTAAQARRRLMSGKVKVWGNVGTVEWADPIEDPDPEVMAKVKVLFVRNLANTVTEETLEKAFSQFGKLERVKKLKDYAFIHFDERDGAVKAMEEMNGKDLEGENIEIVFAKPPDQKRKERKAQRQAAKNQMYDDYYYYGPPHMPPPTRGRGRGGRGGYGYPPDYYGYEDYYDYYGYDYHNYRGGYEDPYYGYEDFQVGARGRGGRGARGAAPSRGRGAAPPRGRAGYSQRGGPGSSRGVRGARGGAQQQRGRGGKGVEAGPDLLQ from the exons GGCTGGTTGCACATAGTGATTTAGATGAAAGAGCTATCGAAGCTTTAAAGGAATTCAATGAAGACGGTGCATTGGCAGTTCTTCAGCAGTTTAAAGACAGTGATCTCTCTCATGTTCAG AACAAAAGTGCCTTTTTATGTGGAGTCATGAAGACTTacaggcagagagaaaaacaagggACCAAAGTAGCGGATTCTAGCAAAGGACCAGATGAGGCAAAAATTAAG GCACTCTTGGAAAGAACAGGCTACACACTTGATGTGACCACTGGACAGAGGAAGTATGGGGGACCACCTCCAGATTCCGTTTATTCAGGTCAGCAGCCTTCTGTTGGCACTGAG ATTTTTGTGGGGAAGATCCCAAGAGATCTATTTGAGGATGAACTTGTTCCATTATTTGAGAAAGCTGGACCTATATGGGATCTTCGTCTAATGATGGATCCACTTACAGGTCTCAATAGAGGTTATGCGTTTGTCACTTTTTGTGCAAAAGAAGCAGCTCAGGAGGCTGTTAAACTG TATAATAATCATGAAATTCGTTCTGGAAAACACATTGGTGTCTGCATCTCAGTTGCCAACAATAGGCTTTTTGTGGGCTCTATTCCTAAGAGTAAAACCAAGGAACAGATTCTTGAAGAATTTAGCAAAGTAACAG AGGGTCTTACAGACGTCATTTTATACCATCAACCAgatgacaagaaaaaaaacagaggCTTTTGCTTTCTTGAATATGAAGATCACAAAACAGCTGCTCAGGCAAGGCGTAGGTTAATGAGTGGTAAAGTCAAGGTTTGGGGAAATGTTGGAACTGTTGAATGGGCCGATCCTATAGAAGATCCTGATCCCGAGGTTATGGCAAAG gTAAAAGTGCTGTTTGTACGCAACCTTGCCAATACTGTAACAGAAGAGACTTTAGAAAAGGCATTTAGTCAGTTTGGGAAACTGGAACGAGTGAAGAAACTAAAAGATtatgcttttattcattttgatgaGCGAGATGGTGCTGTCAAG GCTATGGAAGAAATGAATGGCAAGGACTTGGAAGGAGAAAATATTGAAATTGTTTTTGCTAAGCCACCAgatcagaaaaggaaagaaagaaaagcccagaggcaAGCAGCAAAGAATCAAAT gtaTGATGATTACTACTATTATGGTCCACCTCATATGCCACCTCCAACAAGAGGTCGAGGGCgtggaggtagaggtggttatGGATATCCTCCAGATTATTATGGATACGAagattattatgattattatggCTATGATTACCATAACTATCGTGGTGGATATGAAGATCCATACTATGGTTACGAAGATTTCCAAGTTGGAGCTAGAGGAAGGGGTGGTAGAGGAGCAAGGGGTGCTGCTCCATCCAGAGGTCGTGGGGCTGCTCCTCCCCGCGGTAGAGCCGGTTATTCACAGAGAGGAGGTCCTGGATCATCAAGAGGCGTTCGTGGTGCGAGAGGAGGTGCCCAACAACAAAGAGGCCGCGGG GGAAAAGGGGTCGAGGCCGGTCCTGACCTGTTACAATGA
- the SYNCRIP gene encoding heterogeneous nuclear ribonucleoprotein Q isoform X8: MATEHVNGNGTEEPMDTTSAVIHSENFQTLLDAGLPQKVAEKLDEIYVAGLVAHSDLDERAIEALKEFNEDGALAVLQQFKDSDLSHVQNKSAFLCGVMKTYRQREKQGTKVADSSKGPDEAKIKALLERTGYTLDVTTGQRKYGGPPPDSVYSGQQPSVGTEVKKLKTCTFCGNCTGVWFPKETLHGFYFIFNLQIFVGKIPRDLFEDELVPLFEKAGPIWDLRLMMDPLTGLNRGYAFVTFCAKEAAQEAVKLYNNHEIRSGKHIGVCISVANNRLFVGSIPKSKTKEQILEEFSKVTEGLTDVILYHQPDDKKKNRGFCFLEYEDHKTAAQARRRLMSGKVKVWGNVGTVEWADPIEDPDPEVMAKAMEEMNGKDLEGENIEIVFAKPPDQKRKERKAQRQAAKNQMYDDYYYYGPPHMPPPTRGRGRGGRGGYGYPPDYYGYEDYYDYYGYDYHNYRGGYEDPYYGYEDFQVGARGRGGRGARGAAPSRGRGAAPPRGRAGYSQRGGPGSSRGVRGARGGAQQQRGRGVRGARGGRGGNVGGKRKADGYNQPDSKRRQTNNQNWGSQPIAQQPLQGGDHSGNYGYKSENQEFYQDTFGQQWK; this comes from the exons GGCTGGTTGCACATAGTGATTTAGATGAAAGAGCTATCGAAGCTTTAAAGGAATTCAATGAAGACGGTGCATTGGCAGTTCTTCAGCAGTTTAAAGACAGTGATCTCTCTCATGTTCAG AACAAAAGTGCCTTTTTATGTGGAGTCATGAAGACTTacaggcagagagaaaaacaagggACCAAAGTAGCGGATTCTAGCAAAGGACCAGATGAGGCAAAAATTAAG GCACTCTTGGAAAGAACAGGCTACACACTTGATGTGACCACTGGACAGAGGAAGTATGGGGGACCACCTCCAGATTCCGTTTATTCAGGTCAGCAGCCTTCTGTTGGCACTGAGGTAAAGAAACTAAAAACTTGTACCTTTTGTGGTAATTGCACAGGTGTCTGGTTTCCTAAAGAAACTCTCCATGGTTTTTACTTCATATTTAATTTACAGATTTTTGTGGGGAAGATCCCAAGAGATCTATTTGAGGATGAACTTGTTCCATTATTTGAGAAAGCTGGACCTATATGGGATCTTCGTCTAATGATGGATCCACTTACAGGTCTCAATAGAGGTTATGCGTTTGTCACTTTTTGTGCAAAAGAAGCAGCTCAGGAGGCTGTTAAACTG TATAATAATCATGAAATTCGTTCTGGAAAACACATTGGTGTCTGCATCTCAGTTGCCAACAATAGGCTTTTTGTGGGCTCTATTCCTAAGAGTAAAACCAAGGAACAGATTCTTGAAGAATTTAGCAAAGTAACAG AGGGTCTTACAGACGTCATTTTATACCATCAACCAgatgacaagaaaaaaaacagaggCTTTTGCTTTCTTGAATATGAAGATCACAAAACAGCTGCTCAGGCAAGGCGTAGGTTAATGAGTGGTAAAGTCAAGGTTTGGGGAAATGTTGGAACTGTTGAATGGGCCGATCCTATAGAAGATCCTGATCCCGAGGTTATGGCAAAG GCTATGGAAGAAATGAATGGCAAGGACTTGGAAGGAGAAAATATTGAAATTGTTTTTGCTAAGCCACCAgatcagaaaaggaaagaaagaaaagcccagaggcaAGCAGCAAAGAATCAAAT gtaTGATGATTACTACTATTATGGTCCACCTCATATGCCACCTCCAACAAGAGGTCGAGGGCgtggaggtagaggtggttatGGATATCCTCCAGATTATTATGGATACGAagattattatgattattatggCTATGATTACCATAACTATCGTGGTGGATATGAAGATCCATACTATGGTTACGAAGATTTCCAAGTTGGAGCTAGAGGAAGGGGTGGTAGAGGAGCAAGGGGTGCTGCTCCATCCAGAGGTCGTGGGGCTGCTCCTCCCCGCGGTAGAGCCGGTTATTCACAGAGAGGAGGTCCTGGATCATCAAGAGGCGTTCGTGGTGCGAGAGGAGGTGCCCAACAACAAAGAGGCCGCGGGGTACGTGGTGCGAGGGGTGGCCGCGGTGGAAATGTAGGAGGAAAGCGCAAAGCTGATGGGTACAACCAGCCAGATTCCAAGCGGCGCCAGACCAATAATCAGAACTGGGGCTCCCAACCCATTGCTCAGCAACCGCTCCAAGGTGGTGATCATTCTGGTAACTATGGTTACAAATCTGAAAACCAGGAGTTTTATCAGGATACTTTTGGGCAACAGTGGAAGTAG